The following proteins come from a genomic window of Paenibacillus sp. CAA11:
- a CDS encoding sensor histidine kinase, which translates to MLARLVQISNNFKLKHKLIISYILVVMIPVLIVGGLVTAYFRQQALNNAIEQATNNVEKIKTQTAYMLGVPTGISNILLFDEDLKKIAGQRYANVLELTRAYRSYTDFKQYVRQYREISGIRFYVDNPTLINNLEMIPVDESTERSHWYQAAMKASNIGWFYFKDGENENSPVNRLSLVRRISLPDARKNGVLVIQMSQEQLNSMLSQEPFDTYIADEQGYIVAAKNPELVGSTIQDLDLKDISSAENKGAVKRNVKDKPSYVIVNKLTPASSMNGLQIISVFATGSIVEGANRVSFTGLLVIILVLLIALLFVHIVSVLTTRRLLRLSRHFNRLALGDLEVVSRIDGNDEIGQLSRQFNYMVGSINQLMNQVVETNEQNNRLEIAQKEIKLKMMASQINPHFLFNALESIRMNALLKGESEIANIVRLLGKMMRKNLEIGRDHIPLKEELDMVQSYLEIQKFRYEERLTYRLSVDPEALPLMIPPLIIQPLVENSIVHGLENKTEGISVEITIERTENSILIAIKDNGGGMTEERLEEVMRSITGTEESAASRIGLRNVHQRLVMSYGEEHGLKISSEAGSGTLIEFSIPN; encoded by the coding sequence ATGCTGGCCAGATTAGTGCAGATTTCTAACAATTTCAAATTAAAGCATAAGCTGATCATCTCTTACATTCTCGTTGTGATGATTCCAGTGCTGATTGTAGGCGGATTGGTAACCGCTTACTTCAGGCAGCAGGCTTTGAATAATGCGATTGAACAGGCTACCAACAATGTGGAGAAGATTAAGACCCAGACGGCTTATATGCTTGGCGTTCCCACGGGGATATCTAATATTTTGCTGTTTGACGAGGATTTGAAAAAAATCGCCGGACAAAGATATGCGAATGTACTGGAACTCACACGGGCCTACCGTTCTTATACTGATTTCAAACAGTATGTAAGACAGTATCGGGAGATTTCTGGAATTCGCTTTTATGTAGATAATCCAACGCTCATTAACAACCTGGAAATGATTCCAGTGGATGAGAGTACGGAGAGATCGCACTGGTATCAAGCGGCTATGAAAGCCAGTAACATTGGATGGTTCTACTTTAAGGATGGGGAGAACGAGAACTCCCCTGTGAATCGACTGAGCCTGGTTCGCCGTATCTCGCTGCCCGATGCCCGCAAGAACGGCGTTCTGGTTATTCAGATGAGCCAGGAACAGCTGAACAGCATGCTCAGTCAGGAGCCTTTTGATACCTATATAGCGGATGAGCAAGGATATATTGTTGCTGCCAAAAATCCCGAGCTTGTGGGAAGTACCATACAAGATCTGGATCTCAAAGATATTTCAAGTGCAGAGAATAAAGGAGCGGTGAAGCGCAATGTGAAGGACAAGCCTTCTTATGTCATTGTGAATAAGCTGACACCCGCCTCCAGTATGAACGGCCTGCAGATCATTTCCGTGTTTGCGACAGGGAGCATTGTGGAAGGGGCCAACCGGGTTAGCTTTACAGGGCTTCTCGTCATTATCCTTGTCCTATTAATTGCTCTGTTGTTTGTACATATCGTCTCTGTGTTAACAACGCGGCGTTTGCTTCGCTTAAGTCGTCATTTCAACCGGCTGGCACTGGGAGATCTTGAAGTTGTCTCCAGGATTGACGGCAATGATGAGATTGGCCAGCTGTCCAGGCAGTTTAACTACATGGTGGGCAGCATCAATCAGCTCATGAACCAAGTAGTAGAGACGAACGAACAGAATAACAGACTGGAGATTGCCCAGAAGGAAATTAAATTAAAAATGATGGCAAGCCAGATTAATCCTCATTTCCTGTTCAATGCCTTGGAGTCGATACGCATGAACGCTTTGTTAAAAGGAGAGAGTGAAATTGCCAATATCGTCCGGCTTCTCGGCAAAATGATGCGCAAGAATCTGGAGATCGGCCGGGATCACATTCCGCTTAAGGAAGAGCTGGATATGGTCCAGTCTTATCTGGAAATCCAGAAATTTCGTTATGAAGAGCGGCTGACCTATCGTTTAAGCGTAGATCCAGAAGCGCTGCCTCTCATGATTCCTCCGCTTATTATTCAGCCTCTGGTCGAGAACTCCATTGTCCATGGCCTGGAGAACAAGACTGAGGGCATTTCAGTTGAGATTACGATAGAACGAACTGAGAACAGTATTTTAATTGCTATTAAAGATAACGGCGGCGGGATGACCGAGGAACGGCTGGAGGAAGTGATGCGTTCCATCACCGGAACAGAGGAATCGGCGGCCTCTCGCATAGGCCTAAGGAATGTACACCAGCGGCTTGTCATGTCCTATGGAGAGGAGCATGGACTGAAGATCTCCAGCGAAGCAGGATCGGGCACTTTGATTGAATTTTCCATCCCCAATTAG
- a CDS encoding glycoside hydrolase family 3 protein codes for MNSANAYPFRNPDLPLEQRVADLVSRFTLEEKIELMCQYQAEIPRLGVLPYKHGTEGAHGVAWLGEATVFPQNTGLACTWDPDLMGRIGAVIGDEARIYYQKNPAINGLTVWAPTVDMERDPRWGRTEEAYGEDPYLTGRLSTELVKGMQGPDPFYYKTVATLKHFYGNNNEIDRGSASVSIDPRNKREYYLKAFEPAFREGGAASMMTAYNAVNGVPCNLNSEINEIVKGEWSMNGFVVGDAGDVLGTVNDHAYVQSYAEAVARSVKSGIDSITDDQEISFRALRDALEQGLLEEADLDRALHNTFRVRFRLGEFDPADRNPYAHVDEAKLCAPEHAELSLTAARESIVLLKNEGLLPLKADKLGSAAVIGPLGDEVLTDWYSGTPAYRITPLEGIRSKLEGKAVHAFDGSDRVILRCAATGKYVGIHSEPAKFLAVGVEAKQLAPVFRLTDWGWGSFTLRADDSGKFVTETEEGLLAASADEARGWFVKEILQLETDENGFYELKNWQGRSIVMNEQGQLIVAPHADRADAPAAKFVIEKVADGIEEAVRAVKAADTAIVVVGNIPFINGKEEIDRPDITLPAAQQELIRAVQEASPNTVVLLVGSYPFAINWEQEHVPAILYSSHAGQEHGRAIADVLFGEYNPAGRLPMTWYRSVEQLPDFMDYDIIKGKRTYQYFEEEALYPFGHGLSYSSFEYSQLQLSSPALAADGSLTVTVEMKNTSKLAGDEVVQLYVRANQSRIPRPLKTLRGFRRVHMDSGAAVKVEFTLTAADLMFWDVTRDRYALEAGTYTVLVGSSSGDIRAEASFEADGEVIPPRSLQGWVKAVNYDDYEGIYLDECTEGGSSIRCRRESGWAAFKDVDFGEKGASQFTARVSSASPNAGIELRLDHADGPLVKSCAVPRTGGAQAWTTLNVPLEGLQGRQDLYVVLIGSVLLSRFSIE; via the coding sequence ATGAATTCTGCAAACGCTTACCCTTTTCGAAATCCGGATTTGCCTTTGGAACAGCGGGTAGCCGATTTGGTGTCCAGGTTCACCTTGGAAGAGAAGATTGAATTAATGTGCCAATATCAAGCCGAAATTCCAAGGCTCGGCGTGCTTCCTTATAAACATGGCACCGAAGGAGCGCATGGTGTCGCGTGGTTAGGAGAAGCAACGGTTTTTCCCCAGAATACGGGCCTGGCTTGCACATGGGATCCGGACCTCATGGGAAGAATCGGCGCGGTCATCGGGGACGAGGCCAGAATCTATTATCAGAAGAATCCTGCCATAAATGGACTTACGGTCTGGGCGCCCACGGTGGACATGGAACGGGACCCAAGATGGGGGCGCACCGAAGAAGCTTACGGGGAGGACCCGTATCTGACAGGAAGGCTGTCCACAGAGCTGGTTAAGGGCATGCAGGGACCAGATCCCTTCTATTACAAAACCGTAGCCACCCTGAAGCACTTTTATGGTAATAATAATGAAATTGATCGGGGCTCGGCTTCCGTTAGCATCGACCCCCGCAACAAGCGGGAGTATTACTTGAAGGCTTTCGAGCCGGCCTTTCGTGAAGGCGGAGCGGCATCTATGATGACGGCGTATAACGCCGTCAATGGAGTTCCTTGCAACCTGAATTCGGAGATTAATGAGATTGTTAAGGGCGAATGGTCCATGAACGGATTCGTCGTAGGAGATGCAGGCGATGTCCTGGGAACGGTCAATGATCATGCTTATGTGCAGTCCTATGCCGAAGCTGTAGCGCGATCTGTAAAAAGTGGAATTGACAGCATTACAGATGATCAGGAGATTTCCTTCCGGGCGCTGCGGGATGCCCTTGAGCAGGGATTGCTTGAGGAGGCGGATCTGGATCGGGCGCTGCACAATACGTTCCGGGTCAGATTCCGGCTCGGGGAATTCGATCCGGCGGATCGGAACCCCTATGCGCATGTGGATGAAGCTAAGCTGTGTGCGCCTGAGCATGCAGAGCTGTCTCTAACTGCTGCCCGCGAATCCATCGTCCTGCTGAAGAACGAGGGGCTGCTGCCTCTGAAGGCAGATAAGCTGGGCTCGGCGGCAGTGATTGGCCCGCTGGGCGACGAAGTCCTTACGGATTGGTACAGCGGAACGCCTGCTTACCGGATTACACCGCTTGAGGGGATTCGCAGCAAGCTTGAGGGCAAAGCCGTGCATGCGTTCGACGGAAGTGACAGAGTGATTCTGCGCTGCGCTGCTACAGGTAAATACGTGGGCATTCATAGTGAGCCTGCGAAGTTCCTAGCTGTGGGAGTGGAGGCCAAGCAGCTTGCACCGGTTTTCCGTCTGACAGACTGGGGATGGGGCAGCTTTACGCTTCGTGCGGATGATAGTGGTAAATTCGTCACTGAGACCGAGGAGGGTCTGCTGGCTGCTTCGGCTGACGAAGCTAGAGGCTGGTTTGTTAAGGAGATTCTCCAACTCGAGACTGACGAGAATGGCTTCTACGAATTGAAGAACTGGCAGGGCCGGAGTATTGTGATGAACGAGCAAGGCCAGCTGATCGTAGCTCCCCATGCGGATCGTGCGGACGCGCCTGCCGCAAAATTTGTGATTGAGAAGGTAGCAGACGGGATTGAAGAGGCCGTCAGAGCTGTAAAAGCTGCAGATACCGCAATTGTTGTAGTAGGGAACATCCCGTTTATTAACGGGAAGGAAGAGATTGACCGCCCGGATATTACGCTGCCAGCCGCGCAGCAAGAGCTGATTCGCGCGGTGCAGGAAGCGAGCCCGAACACGGTGGTTCTGCTGGTGGGCAGCTACCCGTTCGCCATAAACTGGGAGCAGGAGCATGTGCCAGCCATTCTGTATTCTTCCCATGCCGGCCAGGAGCATGGCCGGGCTATTGCAGACGTATTGTTCGGAGAATACAACCCTGCCGGACGGCTGCCTATGACCTGGTACCGCAGTGTAGAGCAGTTACCTGACTTTATGGATTATGACATTATTAAGGGGAAACGGACTTATCAATATTTCGAGGAAGAAGCTCTTTATCCGTTCGGGCATGGTCTCAGCTATTCCAGCTTTGAATATAGCCAGCTGCAGCTTAGCTCTCCAGCTTTGGCTGCGGACGGCAGTCTTACGGTGACCGTCGAGATGAAGAACACCAGCAAGCTTGCCGGTGATGAGGTGGTGCAGCTGTATGTGCGAGCTAATCAATCTCGGATACCTCGGCCGCTTAAGACGCTGAGAGGATTTCGCCGGGTGCATATGGATAGCGGAGCTGCTGTAAAGGTAGAGTTCACCCTTACAGCTGCCGATCTGATGTTCTGGGACGTTACTCGTGATCGCTATGCCCTGGAGGCTGGAACCTATACAGTGCTGGTGGGCAGCTCTTCGGGTGACATTCGGGCCGAGGCGAGCTTTGAGGCGGATGGCGAAGTCATACCTCCGAGAAGCCTGCAAGGTTGGGTTAAGGCTGTTAATTATGATGATTATGAAGGGATTTACCTGGACGAGTGCACCGAAGGGGGCAGCAGTATTCGCTGCCGCCGTGAATCCGGATGGGCGGCATTCAAGGATGTTGATTTCGGCGAGAAAGGTGCTTCACAGTTCACGGCAAGAGTCTCTTCAGCTAGTCCGAATGCGGGGATTGAATTGCGGCTGGATCATGCCGACGGGCCGCTCGTGAAGAGCTGTGCTGTACCGCGAACGGGAGGAGCCCAAGCGTGGACTACGCTGAACGTTCCACTGGAAGGTCTTCAAGGACGGCAGGATCTTTATGTGGTTCTCATAGGCTCTGTTCTGCTAAGCCGCTTTAGCATCGAATAA
- a CDS encoding ABC transporter permease, with the protein MKTLTINTAPKNESVTPKKSKKPRRQNTGFWRSVGRQKYLYLMSIPFVLWLFVFNYLPLWGWTMAFQNYKPAKSFGEQKWVGFDNFIELFQDERFYMVLRNTLAMSLMGLVFGFVIPIIFAVMLNEVRAMKFKRVVQTVSYLPHFVSWVVVAGIITKMLSIDGGIVNDVLLSLHLIDEPIQFMAKGHWFWSIVTASDIWKETGWNTIIYLAAITGIDQEQYEAARVDGAGRFRQIWNITLPGIRSTVMVLLIMSIGHLISIGFEKQMLLSNPLVTDYSEVLDLYALRYGIEINRFSYGTAIGMFNSVVSIILLFTANGLFKKFTKESIM; encoded by the coding sequence ATGAAAACGCTGACAATCAACACCGCTCCTAAAAATGAAAGCGTAACCCCTAAGAAATCAAAGAAGCCAAGAAGGCAAAATACCGGATTTTGGAGGAGCGTGGGAAGACAGAAATACCTATATTTGATGTCTATCCCCTTTGTGCTGTGGCTGTTTGTTTTCAACTACTTGCCGTTATGGGGCTGGACGATGGCTTTCCAGAATTACAAGCCGGCCAAATCATTCGGTGAGCAGAAATGGGTGGGCTTTGATAACTTTATAGAGCTGTTCCAAGATGAGCGCTTCTATATGGTGTTGAGAAATACGCTGGCCATGAGCCTTATGGGTCTGGTCTTCGGCTTTGTCATTCCAATTATCTTTGCCGTGATGCTGAATGAGGTCAGGGCGATGAAGTTCAAGCGCGTAGTGCAGACCGTATCATACCTGCCGCACTTTGTATCTTGGGTCGTTGTAGCCGGGATTATTACCAAGATGCTGTCGATCGACGGAGGCATTGTCAATGATGTTCTGTTATCGCTGCACTTAATAGATGAACCGATTCAATTTATGGCCAAAGGGCATTGGTTCTGGTCAATTGTAACCGCTTCAGATATATGGAAGGAAACAGGCTGGAACACAATTATTTATCTCGCCGCTATAACAGGTATTGATCAGGAACAGTACGAAGCGGCACGGGTGGATGGCGCAGGCCGATTCAGACAAATCTGGAATATCACATTGCCTGGAATCCGATCCACCGTTATGGTCCTGCTGATCATGTCGATCGGTCACTTAATCAGCATCGGCTTCGAGAAGCAAATGCTGCTTAGCAACCCGCTTGTTACGGATTATTCGGAGGTTCTTGATTTGTATGCGCTTAGATACGGTATTGAAATTAACCGCTTCTCCTATGGTACGGCAATCGGCATGTTTAACTCCGTGGTGAGTATTATCCTTCTGTTCACCGCCAATGGTCTGTTTAAGAAATTTACGAAAGAAAGCATCATGTAA
- a CDS encoding carbohydrate ABC transporter permease translates to MAAKAFNLTKSERAFDLINYVLLVLVLVITLYPFLNVLAISFNDSVDTVKGGVYIWPRAFTLENYKTIFSYTGLIQGFQISVLRTIVGTILGLISGSMLAFTLSRPDFRARKFVSTILAMTMYFSGGMVPTFILMRELSLINSFWVYVLPGLVAAFNVFVIRSFIDGLPYALQESAKLDGANDFTIYWRVILPLCKPVLATIALFLAVGQWNSWFDTYLYNSTNPNLTTLQFELMKVLDSTQQGGNMVNANDLATQMAQVSPDSIKMAITIVVTLPILVVYPFLQRYFVGGMTLGAVKA, encoded by the coding sequence ATGGCGGCAAAAGCGTTCAACCTCACCAAATCGGAGAGAGCCTTTGATCTTATAAACTATGTATTGTTAGTGTTAGTGCTGGTAATTACGCTCTATCCTTTCCTGAACGTTTTGGCGATATCATTCAATGATTCGGTAGATACGGTAAAGGGCGGCGTTTATATTTGGCCCCGCGCATTTACGTTGGAGAACTATAAGACAATCTTTAGCTATACAGGCCTGATCCAGGGCTTTCAAATATCCGTGCTTCGCACAATAGTGGGAACGATCCTCGGTTTGATCTCAGGCTCGATGCTGGCATTCACTTTAAGCCGGCCTGATTTCCGGGCACGTAAATTTGTATCAACTATTCTGGCAATGACGATGTATTTCTCCGGGGGCATGGTTCCAACCTTCATTTTGATGCGCGAGCTTAGCCTGATCAACAGCTTCTGGGTTTATGTGTTGCCGGGCTTAGTAGCTGCCTTTAACGTATTCGTTATTCGTTCCTTTATCGATGGATTGCCATATGCCCTGCAAGAATCCGCAAAGCTGGACGGGGCAAATGATTTCACCATTTACTGGCGGGTCATCCTGCCGCTCTGTAAGCCTGTACTGGCTACAATTGCTCTATTCTTGGCAGTAGGCCAATGGAACTCTTGGTTCGATACGTATCTTTACAACAGCACGAATCCGAACCTGACTACGCTTCAGTTCGAATTGATGAAGGTGCTGGACAGCACTCAACAGGGCGGCAACATGGTTAACGCTAATGACTTGGCCACGCAGATGGCTCAGGTTTCTCCCGATTCCATCAAGATGGCAATTACCATTGTAGTTACGCTGCCCATCTTGGTTGTGTATCCGTTCCTGCAAAGATACTTTGTTGGCGGTATGACGCTAGGCGCTGTAAAAGCGTAA
- the yicI gene encoding alpha-xylosidase: MKFTDGNWLIREGFNLSTAVQVHDFEIKDNTLTAYVSTTPIHDRGGMINTTLLTVKFHSPMPDVIGVKLIHFDGVVDHGPSFELASAPGHQVEIKEDEHGAELRSGNLSVRIAKGPQWSVDFFRGDERITGSGFKSIAHVTDPEGTTYMREELDLRVGEWVYGLGERFTSFVKNGQIVDIWNKDGGTSSEQAYKNIPFYITNKGYGVLVNHPGNVSYEIASEKVKKVQFSVAGESMEYFVIDGPEPKEVLRKYTDLTGKPALPPAWTFGLWLTTSFTTEYDEATVNSFVDGMAERDLPLHVFHFDCFWMREFQWTDFQWDARVFPDPQGMLQRLKQKGLKICVWINPYIGQRSRLFEEGKKNGYLVKKPNGDVWQWNLWQPGMALVDFTNPAACEWFAGYLRELVDMGVDSFKTDFGERIPTDVVYHDGSDPVKMHNYYTFLYNKVVFDVLVEKLGKNEAAVFARSATVGGQQFPVHWGGDCYADYESMAESLRGGLSLGLSGFGFWSHDIGGFENTAPSHVFKRWLAFGLLSSHSRLHGSSSYRVPWAYDDEAVDVTRFFTKLKCRLMPYLYNSAVQATEQGIPVMRAMLLEFPDDPASETLDRQYMLGDSILVAPVFSEKGDVQVFLPEGRWTHLLTGETVEGGKWRKENHGFLSLPLYIRQNSIVAFGANELRPDYDFADGVNLSVYSLADGANATAVVRNQKGETELTVTAERRGKTITVTGSGSGKAFELSLHDTGKIASVSGAERVDEAKVRISAGQAEIKFSIELE; this comes from the coding sequence ATGAAGTTTACAGACGGCAACTGGTTAATCCGGGAAGGCTTTAATTTGTCCACTGCGGTGCAGGTGCACGACTTTGAAATTAAAGACAACACACTAACAGCCTATGTGTCTACAACTCCGATTCACGATCGGGGAGGAATGATAAATACAACCTTACTTACTGTGAAATTTCATTCACCCATGCCAGATGTGATCGGAGTGAAGCTGATTCACTTTGACGGTGTGGTGGATCATGGCCCGTCCTTTGAACTGGCAAGCGCTCCAGGGCATCAGGTAGAGATCAAGGAGGATGAGCACGGTGCAGAGCTGAGAAGCGGCAACCTGAGCGTACGCATTGCGAAGGGTCCGCAGTGGTCGGTAGATTTCTTCCGTGGTGATGAGCGCATTACAGGCAGCGGATTTAAGTCCATTGCACATGTAACGGATCCTGAAGGCACGACATACATGCGGGAAGAGCTCGACCTTCGCGTTGGCGAATGGGTTTATGGGCTTGGAGAGCGCTTCACATCATTTGTGAAAAACGGACAGATTGTGGACATTTGGAATAAGGATGGAGGCACAAGCTCCGAGCAAGCCTATAAGAACATTCCTTTCTATATTACCAACAAGGGTTACGGCGTGCTGGTGAACCATCCTGGAAATGTCTCATACGAGATTGCATCCGAGAAGGTTAAGAAAGTTCAGTTCAGTGTAGCAGGAGAGTCGATGGAATATTTCGTAATCGACGGGCCGGAGCCTAAGGAAGTGCTGCGGAAGTATACCGATCTGACCGGTAAACCTGCACTTCCACCTGCATGGACGTTCGGTCTGTGGCTGACCACTTCCTTCACGACAGAGTACGATGAGGCTACCGTTAACTCTTTTGTGGATGGAATGGCTGAGAGAGACTTGCCGCTGCATGTATTCCACTTCGACTGCTTCTGGATGCGTGAATTCCAGTGGACCGACTTCCAATGGGATGCTAGAGTATTTCCGGACCCGCAAGGCATGCTTCAACGGCTGAAGCAGAAGGGGCTCAAAATCTGTGTGTGGATTAACCCTTACATTGGACAGCGCTCGCGGCTGTTTGAGGAAGGCAAGAAGAACGGCTATCTGGTGAAGAAGCCGAACGGGGATGTATGGCAGTGGAATTTGTGGCAGCCGGGTATGGCTCTCGTTGATTTCACGAACCCAGCAGCCTGCGAATGGTTTGCCGGTTATCTGCGTGAGCTGGTAGACATGGGCGTCGACAGCTTCAAGACGGACTTCGGCGAGCGGATTCCTACCGATGTGGTGTACCATGACGGGTCTGATCCGGTGAAGATGCACAACTATTACACCTTCCTGTACAACAAGGTTGTATTTGATGTTCTGGTTGAGAAGCTTGGCAAGAACGAGGCGGCCGTGTTTGCACGGTCGGCAACGGTCGGCGGGCAGCAGTTCCCTGTGCACTGGGGCGGCGACTGCTACGCGGATTACGAGTCCATGGCAGAGAGTCTGCGCGGTGGCTTGTCACTAGGTTTGTCTGGATTTGGCTTCTGGAGTCACGATATTGGCGGATTTGAGAATACGGCTCCATCCCATGTCTTCAAGCGCTGGCTGGCCTTCGGCCTGTTATCCAGCCACAGCCGTCTTCATGGAAGCAGCTCCTACCGCGTGCCATGGGCTTATGACGACGAAGCGGTCGATGTAACCCGGTTCTTCACCAAGCTGAAATGCCGCCTGATGCCTTATCTTTATAATTCAGCTGTGCAGGCAACAGAACAAGGGATTCCAGTCATGCGCGCAATGCTTCTGGAGTTCCCGGATGATCCGGCAAGTGAAACGCTGGATCGGCAGTATATGTTAGGGGATTCCATCTTGGTAGCACCGGTATTTAGCGAGAAGGGTGACGTACAGGTCTTCCTACCGGAAGGACGCTGGACGCACCTGCTTACCGGAGAGACTGTAGAAGGCGGGAAATGGCGTAAAGAAAATCATGGTTTCCTCAGCCTGCCGCTCTATATTCGTCAAAACTCTATCGTGGCCTTTGGAGCCAATGAGCTGCGTCCGGATTATGATTTTGCAGATGGCGTTAATCTGTCTGTATACTCCCTGGCTGATGGAGCTAACGCGACAGCGGTTGTCCGCAATCAGAAGGGTGAAACAGAACTGACCGTTACCGCTGAGCGCCGCGGGAAGACAATCACAGTAACAGGCAGCGGATCAGGGAAAGCCTTCGAACTGTCCTTGCATGATACGGGTAAGATTGCTTCTGTGAGCGGTGCAGAACGGGTCGACGAAGCTAAGGTCCGCATCTCTGCAGGCCAAGCTGAGATTAAGTTCTCGATTGAATTGGAGTAG
- a CDS encoding AraC family transcriptional regulator, producing MDKMLRQSLKESKIHGEDLLPFGAYSYAYGPGEHVVDCHWHVEAELFYVLEGEVLFQIDTDYFPVKAGEAVFIDGGDIHAGLPLGDDGCRFFALVFDMNLLASVQYDAIQERIVLPLQERKATFPRHIQGTSEAGQRLLQHISGIESCCSALKPGYEAAVKGHLFLMLHEIAAGGSACNRSISNTGSSAKIDRLKTVLLFIQQNYGRPIRLAELAGLIPMSEGQFCRFFKSMTRQTPTDYINSYRIRQAVELLRNEDRKISDIALEVGFDNISYFIRVFRKTMKCSPSEFRKGAEVQELKAAASLRHNNRVCSKLPLT from the coding sequence ATGGACAAAATGCTGCGCCAGTCGCTTAAGGAAAGTAAAATTCACGGGGAGGACCTGCTCCCTTTCGGCGCTTACAGCTATGCCTACGGGCCAGGCGAGCATGTCGTTGACTGCCACTGGCACGTAGAGGCCGAACTGTTCTATGTACTGGAAGGAGAGGTACTGTTCCAAATCGATACGGACTACTTCCCGGTCAAAGCGGGAGAAGCAGTGTTTATCGACGGCGGAGATATTCACGCAGGCCTCCCGCTGGGGGACGACGGCTGTCGCTTCTTCGCGCTCGTCTTTGACATGAATTTGCTCGCCAGTGTGCAGTACGACGCCATTCAGGAGAGAATCGTCCTTCCGCTCCAAGAGCGCAAAGCCACGTTCCCCCGCCACATCCAAGGGACAAGCGAAGCCGGACAGCGCCTCCTGCAACATATATCCGGGATCGAGAGCTGCTGCTCTGCCCTTAAGCCAGGCTATGAAGCCGCGGTAAAAGGTCATCTATTCCTTATGCTGCATGAAATCGCCGCAGGAGGGTCTGCCTGCAACCGAAGCATCAGCAATACGGGCAGCTCGGCCAAGATCGACCGTCTGAAGACGGTGCTGCTCTTCATTCAGCAGAACTATGGCCGGCCGATACGACTGGCAGAGCTTGCAGGGCTGATCCCTATGAGCGAAGGTCAATTCTGCCGCTTCTTCAAATCCATGACCCGGCAGACGCCGACCGATTATATCAACTCTTACCGGATCCGTCAGGCTGTAGAGCTGCTGCGGAATGAAGACCGCAAAATCTCTGACATTGCACTTGAAGTCGGCTTTGACAACATCAGTTATTTCATTCGGGTATTCCGAAAGACCATGAAATGCTCCCCTTCGGAATTCCGTAAGGGTGCAGAAGTCCAGGAGCTAAAAGCAGCTGCGAGCTTAAGGCACAATAATAGGGTCTGTTCCAAGCTGCCGCTAACATAG